The following are encoded together in the Octopus sinensis linkage group LG15, ASM634580v1, whole genome shotgun sequence genome:
- the LOC115219723 gene encoding nucleolar protein dao-5 isoform X7, producing the protein MAKPEVDLNVLVYEFLKEKNKETADLFRKRFNIPVSKSSATNLNDIYHYWKTSAPGNKRKLSANAIGSASKRAKKDSSSSDSSSSEDTKPQTKKSLTEKPKPVPPKTAAKRPRKSSSSSSSSSSSDESKKKSVQNKKIPKTNSKSITKKQASSSSSSSSSDSDTKDKSKTQAVKVTAKKPPVKPTATKQKASQDTESSSEDSDSDSEDETVQTKSTSKQTPAIVAGAKKPSAPKAKAKSSSSSDSESDSSEDTKKTAPKSATASKPPGKPPVTSKISVKPAATSKAPGKAVAPESSSSDSDSDSSEDEPKKATQKPAVKPVATAKAPAKPTVTSKTPGKAAAASSSSDSDSDSSEDEPKKTTQKPAAKTAATSKAPIKTPGAIKTPVKTVAESSSDSDSDSSEDEPKKTTQKPAAKTASTSKTPIKTPGAIKTPVKTVAESSSDSDSDSSEDEPKKTTQKPAAKTASTSKTPIKTPGAIKTPVKTVAESSSDSDSDSSEDEPKETTSKAVVKTVATAKPPVKAAVASKTPVKAAAADSSSDSDSDSSDDEVKIVPQKSTAKTAATLKTPGNAPVASKPPAKSTAAKSSSSDSDSDSSEDEPKKATGKPTANAAVASKTPVKTAAATKAPAKATAGDSSSSDSDSDSSDDEPKKTAQTPSAKATTAASKTPVKAAESSSDSDSDSSDDEPQKTTTKPTAKTPAISKTPGKAVVASKTPGKAAVASKPPGKSAVASKPPGKSAVASKPPGKAVVASKTAKKTETESSSDSDSDSSDDEVKTVPQKSTAKTAATLKTPIKTAVASKPPAKSTAAKSSSSDSDSDSSEDEPKKATGKPTANAAVASKTPVKTAAATKAPAKATTAGDSSSSDSDSDSSDEPKKTAVTSKSPVKAAAATKTPTKPAVASKTPTKPAVASKTPGKAAASDSSSDSDSDSSEDEPKKATQKPAAKTTAVAKSPVKVASKISGKVAESSSDSDSDSSEDEPKKTTQKPPAKGGVASKSPAKTGPSTKATAADSSSSDSDSDSSSEDEQKKTAQKPSAKTVPTSKSPVKAAVASKVPKAAASSDSSSSDSDSDSSEDNKPKKAPVSQTVKLSLKSKPMAAKAASSTSRSPSSEDEATTKVGAVKSPFTSKLPVASKSSQSPTSKSEKSCSDTNSYHKSDSSDSDSSSVVEIVTKNVPSQNPPVSAISSHTSESLQNKITSKHKGLSNEPSNSKSVSSETNSSSGEDDNDIPISQKHTPVSVLRTLTNSEDKTLEQKKELNKSSLENTNDISIKTLLFQSTPISKNVNVQDSSSDSNSSSEEDSKKCSLSKNIPSQLKKASAMQNGKISSGSSNSPEITVIEDSQIALETSGLASKKDSSSSSDDSDSSSDNDPIPPSQTPNAVLQLSNGMLQPNTPSVTPVSHKKTPVNGMHKSTPFRRVISENIEIDPRLRDNSFEAKRGASGSWGAKANDKLKFTRGKGFRQQKTKNKRGSYKGGQIDMTVNSIKFD; encoded by the exons ctCTGCTCCAGGTAACAAACGAAAACTCAGTGCCAATGCAATTGGTTCGGCTTCAAAGAGGGCTAAGAAAGACTCCAGCTCATCAGATTCCAG ttCTAGTGAGGACACAAAACCACAAACTAAGAAATCCTTGACAGAGAAGCCAAAACCTGTGCCACCTAAAACAGCTGCAAAACGACCCCGAAAAtcaagcagcagtagtagtagcagcagcagctctgATGAATCAAAGAAGAAATCAGTTCAGAATAAAAAGATCCCTAAAACTAACTCCAAGTCTATTACTAAAAAACAAGCTagttcctcctcatcatcatcctcttcagaCAGTGATACAAAAGACAAAAGCAAGACTCAGGCAGTAAAAGTGACAGCTAAAAAACCCCCTGTGAAACCAACAGCTACCAAGCAAAAAGCATCTCAAGACACAGAATCCTCTTCAGAAGATTCCGACAGTGATTCTGAAGATGAAACAGTTCAAACTAAATCTACATCCAAACAAACGCCTGCAATTGTTGCCGGTGCAAAGAAGCCAAGCGCACCAAAAGCTAAGGCAAAATCTTCATCCTCTTCAGATTCAGAGAGTGATTCTTCAGAAGATACAAAGAAAACTGCACCGAAGTCAGCAACTGCTTCAAAACCACCAGGAAAGCCACCAGTTACTTCAAAAATATCGGTAAAGCCAGCAGCTACTTCAAAAGCGCCAGGGAAAGCAGTGGCACCAGAATCATCATCTTCTGATTCTGATAGTGATTCCTCAGAGGATGAACCAAAGAAGGCAACACAGAAGCCTGCTGTCAAGCCAGTTGCCACTGCAAAAGCACCGGCAAAGCCAACTGTTACTTCAAAAACTCCAGGTAAAGCAGCAGCAGCGTCAAGCTCATCTGATTCGGACAGTGATTCTTCGGAAGATGAACCAAAGAAGACCACACAGAAACCAGCTGCCAAGACAGCAGCTACTTCAAAAGCGCCAATTAAAACACCTGGCGCTATTAAAACTCCAGTAAAAACAGTAGCAGAATCATCTTCTGATTCGGACAGTGATTCTTCGGAAGATGAACCAAAGAAGACCACGCAGAAACCAGCTGCCAAGACAGCATCTACTTCAAAAACGCCAATTAAAACACCTGGCGCTATTAAAACTCCAGTAAAAACAGTAGCAGAATCCTCTTCTGATTCAGACAGTGATTCTTCGGAAGATGAACCAAAGAAGACCACACAGAAACCAGCTGCCAAGACAGCATCTACTTCAAAAACGCCAATTAAAACACCTGGCGCTATTAAAACTCCAGTAAAAACAGTAGCAGAATCCTCTTCTGATTCGGACAGTGATTCCTCAGAGGATGAACCGAAGGAGACCACATCAAAAGCAGTTGTCAAAACAGTGGCTACTGCAAAACCACCAGTAAAGGCAGCCGTTGCTTCTAAAACCCCAGTAAAAGCAGCCGCTGCTGACTCCTCTTCTGATTCGGACAGTGATTCATCAGATGATGAGGTGAAAATAGTCCCTCAGAAGTCCACTGCCAAAACAGCAGCCACTTTAAAAACACCGGGAAACGCACCTGTTGCTTCAAAGCCACCGGCAAAATCCACAGCAGCAAAATCTTCATCCTCCGACTCGGACAGTGACTCCTCAGAAGATGAGCCAAAGAAAGCTACTGGAAAGCCCACTGCCAATGCTGCAGTTGCTTCAAAAACTCCagttaaaactgctgctgctacaaaagCTCCGGCAAAAGCAACAGCAGGAGACTCCTCATCTTCTGACTCAGACAGTGATTCCTCTGATGATGAGCCGAAGAAAACCGCCCAGACGCCTTCTGCCAAAGCAACAACAGCTGCTTCAAAAACCCCAGTAAAGGCAGCGGAAAGTTCATCTGACTCAGACAGTGATTCCTCAGATGATGAGCCACAGAAAACCACTACAAAACCCACAGCCAAAACACCAGCTATTTCAAAAACCCCAGGAAAAGCTGTAGTTGCTTCAAAAACCCCAGGAAAAGCTGCAGTTGCTTCAAAACCCCCAGGAAAATCTGCAGTTGCTTCAAAACCCCCAGGAAAATCTGCAGTTGCTTCAAAACCCCCAGGAAAAGCTGTAGTAGCTTCAAAAACCGCAAAAAAGACTGAAACTGAGTCATCATCTGACTCTGATAGTGATTCATCAGATGATGAGGTGAAAACAGTCCCTCAGAAGTCCACTGCCAAAACAGCAGCCACTTTAAAAACCCCAATTAAAACAGCAGTTGCTTCAAAGCCACCGGCAAAATCCACAGCAGCAAAATCTTCATCCTCCGACTCGGACAGTGACTCCTCAGAAGATGAGCCAAAGAAAGCTACTGGAAAGCCCACTGCCAATGCTGCAGTTGCTTCAAAAACTCCagttaaaactgctgctgctacaaaagctccagcaaaagcaacaacagcaggagATTCCTCATCTTCTGACTCAGACAGTGAT TCTTCAGATGAGCCAAAGAAAACAGCAGTTACTTCAAAATCTCCAGTTAAAGCAGCAGCCGCCACAAAAACACCCACAAAGCCAGCAGTTGCTTCAAAGACCCCCACAAAGCCAGCAGTTGCTTCAAAGACCCCAGGAAAAGCAGCAGCCTCAGACTCATCTTCTGATTCAGACAGTGATTCCTCAGAAGATGAACCAAAGAAAGCCACACAGAAACCTGCAGCCAAAACAACAGCAGTTGCAAAATCGCCGGTAAAAGTTGCTTCGAAAATTTCAGGAAAAGTTGCAGAATCATCTTCTGACTCAGACAGTGATTCCTCAGAAGATGAACCaaagaaaacaacacaaaaacctCCTGCTAAAGGTGGAGTTGCTTCGAAATCCCCAGCTAAAACTGGTCCCTCTACAAAAGCCACGGCGGCTGATTCCTCATCTTCTGACTCAGACAGTGATTCCTCATCAGAAGACGAGCAAAAGAAAACTGCACAAAAGCCCAGTGCAAAAACAGTGCCCACTTCAAAATCGCCTGTGAAAGCAGCAGTTGCTTCAAAAGTCCCAAAGGCTGCAGCTTCATCAGACTCTTCGTCTTCTGACTCAGACAGTGATTCTTCAGAGGATAACAAACCCAAGAAAGCTCCAGTGTCCCAGACTGTCAAGCTTTCGCTAAAGAGTAAGCCCATGGCTGCTAAGGCAGCATCTTCTACATCTCGTAGCCCTTCATCTGAAGATGAAGCTACCACAAAAGTAGGTGCTGTAAAATCTCCCTTTACCTCTAAGTTGCCAGTTGCTTCAAAGTCCTCTCAGTCTCCAACTTCTAAATCTGAAAAAAGCTGTTCAGACACAAATTCTTACCATAAATCAGACAGTTCAGACAGTGATTCTTCTTCGGTAGTTGAAATAGTAACAAAAAATGTTCCAAGCCAAAATCCTCCTGTTAGTGCTATTTCTTCTCACACCTCAGAAtctcttcaaaataaaataacatctAAACACAAAGGTTTGTCGAATGAGCCAAGCAACTCAAAATCAGTTTCTTCTGAAACAAATTCCAGTTCTGGTGAGGATGATAATGACATTCCTATAAGTCAAAAACACACTCCGGTGTCAGTGCTTAGAACTTTGACCAATTCAGAAGATAAAACGttggaacaaaagaaagaactgaACAAAAGTAGTTTAGAAAATACTAATGATATATCTATCAAAACTCTATTATTTCAATCCACTCCCATATCTAAGAATGTCAATGTGCAAGACAGCAGCTCAGACAGTAATTCTAGTTCAGAGGAAGATTCTAAAAAGTGTTCACTAAGTAAAAACATACCCAGTCAGCTTAAGAAAGCTTCAGCGATGCAAAATGGTAAGATTAGTTCTGGAAGTAGTAATTCTCCTGAGATAACAGTTATTGAGGATTCTCAAATTGCATTGGAGACATCTGGGTTAGCAAGTAAGAAGGATTCTTCTAGCAGTAGTGATGATTCTGATTCTTCATCGGACAACGATCCCATTCCGCCATCTCAAACCCCAAATGCCGTACTACAGCTGAGTAACGGCATGTTGCAACCGAATACTCCATCAGTGACCCCTGTGTCTCATAAAAAAACACCTGTTAACGGTATG CATAAATCAACTCCTTTCCGGCGAGTGATATCTGAGAATATAGAAATTGATCCTAGACTTCGAGACAATTCCTTTGAAGCAAAG aGAGGCGCCTCTGGATCCTGGGGAGCGAAAGCCAATGACAAGCTGAAATTCACTCGTGGTAAAGGTTTCCGCCAACAAAAGACCAAGAACAAACGGGGTAGTTACAAAGGTGGCCAAATTGACATGACTGTCAATTCTATAAAATTTGACTAA
- the LOC115219723 gene encoding nucleolar and coiled-body phosphoprotein 1 isoform X15 gives MAKPEVDLNVLVYEFLKEKNKETADLFRKRFNIPVSKSSATNLNDIYHYWKTSAPGNKRKLSANAIGSASKRAKKDSSSSDSSSSEDTKPQTKKSLTEKPKPVPPKTAAKRPRKSSSSSSSSSSSDESKKKSVQNKKIPKTNSKSITKKQASSSSSSSSSDSDTKDKSKTQAVKVTAKKPPVKPTATKQKASQDTESSSEDSDSDSEDETVQTKSTSKQTPAIVAGAKKPSAPKAKAKSSSSSDSESDSSEDTKKTAPKSATASKPPGKPPVTSKISVKPAATSKAPGKAVAPESSSSDSDSDSSEDEPKKATQKPAVKPVATAKAPAKPTVTSKTPGKAAAASSSSDSDSDSSEDEPKKTTQKPAAKTAATSKAPIKTPGAIKTPVKTVAESSSDSDSDSSEDEPKKTTQKPAAKTASTSKTPIKTPGAIKTPVKTVAESSSDSDSDSSEDEPKKTTQKPAAKTASTSKTPIKTPGAIKTPVKTVAESSSDSDSDSSEDEPKETTSKAVVKTVATAKPPVKAAVASKTPVKAAAADSSSDSDSDSSDDEVKIVPQKSTAKTAATLKTPGNAPVASKPPAKSTAAKSSSSDSDSDSSEDEPKKATGKPTANAAVASKTPVKTAAATKAPAKATAGDSSSSDSDSDSSDDEPKKTAQTPSAKATTAASKTPVKAAESSSDSDSDSSDDEPQKTTTKPTAKTPAISKTPGKAVVASKTPGKAAVASKPPGKSAVASKPPGKSAVASKPPGKAVVASKTAKKTETESSSDSDSDSSDDEVKTVPQKSTAKTAATLKTPIKTAVASKPPAKSTAAKSSSSDSDSDSSEDEPKKATGKPTANAAVASKTPVKTAAATKAPAKATTAGDSSSSDSDSDSSDDEPKKTAQMPSAKAAAATATSKPPVKAAENSSSSDSDSDSSDEPKKTAVTSKSPVKAAAATKTPTKPAVASKTPTKPAVASKTPGKAAASDSSSDSDSDSSEDEPKKATQKPAAKTTAVAKSPVKVASKISGKVAESSSDSDSDSSEDEPKKTTQKPPAKGGVASKSPAKTGPSTKATAADSSSSDSDSDSSSEDEQKKTAQKPSAKTVPTSKSPVKAAVASKVPKAAASSDSSSSDSDSDSSEDNKPKKAPVSQTVKLSLKSKPMAAKAASSTSRSPSSEDEATTKHKSTPFRRVISENIEIDPRLRDNSFEAKRGASGSWGAKANDKLKFTRGKGFRQQKTKNKRGSYKGGQIDMTVNSIKFD, from the exons ctCTGCTCCAGGTAACAAACGAAAACTCAGTGCCAATGCAATTGGTTCGGCTTCAAAGAGGGCTAAGAAAGACTCCAGCTCATCAGATTCCAG ttCTAGTGAGGACACAAAACCACAAACTAAGAAATCCTTGACAGAGAAGCCAAAACCTGTGCCACCTAAAACAGCTGCAAAACGACCCCGAAAAtcaagcagcagtagtagtagcagcagcagctctgATGAATCAAAGAAGAAATCAGTTCAGAATAAAAAGATCCCTAAAACTAACTCCAAGTCTATTACTAAAAAACAAGCTagttcctcctcatcatcatcctcttcagaCAGTGATACAAAAGACAAAAGCAAGACTCAGGCAGTAAAAGTGACAGCTAAAAAACCCCCTGTGAAACCAACAGCTACCAAGCAAAAAGCATCTCAAGACACAGAATCCTCTTCAGAAGATTCCGACAGTGATTCTGAAGATGAAACAGTTCAAACTAAATCTACATCCAAACAAACGCCTGCAATTGTTGCCGGTGCAAAGAAGCCAAGCGCACCAAAAGCTAAGGCAAAATCTTCATCCTCTTCAGATTCAGAGAGTGATTCTTCAGAAGATACAAAGAAAACTGCACCGAAGTCAGCAACTGCTTCAAAACCACCAGGAAAGCCACCAGTTACTTCAAAAATATCGGTAAAGCCAGCAGCTACTTCAAAAGCGCCAGGGAAAGCAGTGGCACCAGAATCATCATCTTCTGATTCTGATAGTGATTCCTCAGAGGATGAACCAAAGAAGGCAACACAGAAGCCTGCTGTCAAGCCAGTTGCCACTGCAAAAGCACCGGCAAAGCCAACTGTTACTTCAAAAACTCCAGGTAAAGCAGCAGCAGCGTCAAGCTCATCTGATTCGGACAGTGATTCTTCGGAAGATGAACCAAAGAAGACCACACAGAAACCAGCTGCCAAGACAGCAGCTACTTCAAAAGCGCCAATTAAAACACCTGGCGCTATTAAAACTCCAGTAAAAACAGTAGCAGAATCATCTTCTGATTCGGACAGTGATTCTTCGGAAGATGAACCAAAGAAGACCACGCAGAAACCAGCTGCCAAGACAGCATCTACTTCAAAAACGCCAATTAAAACACCTGGCGCTATTAAAACTCCAGTAAAAACAGTAGCAGAATCCTCTTCTGATTCAGACAGTGATTCTTCGGAAGATGAACCAAAGAAGACCACACAGAAACCAGCTGCCAAGACAGCATCTACTTCAAAAACGCCAATTAAAACACCTGGCGCTATTAAAACTCCAGTAAAAACAGTAGCAGAATCCTCTTCTGATTCGGACAGTGATTCCTCAGAGGATGAACCGAAGGAGACCACATCAAAAGCAGTTGTCAAAACAGTGGCTACTGCAAAACCACCAGTAAAGGCAGCCGTTGCTTCTAAAACCCCAGTAAAAGCAGCCGCTGCTGACTCCTCTTCTGATTCGGACAGTGATTCATCAGATGATGAGGTGAAAATAGTCCCTCAGAAGTCCACTGCCAAAACAGCAGCCACTTTAAAAACACCGGGAAACGCACCTGTTGCTTCAAAGCCACCGGCAAAATCCACAGCAGCAAAATCTTCATCCTCCGACTCGGACAGTGACTCCTCAGAAGATGAGCCAAAGAAAGCTACTGGAAAGCCCACTGCCAATGCTGCAGTTGCTTCAAAAACTCCagttaaaactgctgctgctacaaaagCTCCGGCAAAAGCAACAGCAGGAGACTCCTCATCTTCTGACTCAGACAGTGATTCCTCTGATGATGAGCCGAAGAAAACCGCCCAGACGCCTTCTGCCAAAGCAACAACAGCTGCTTCAAAAACCCCAGTAAAGGCAGCGGAAAGTTCATCTGACTCAGACAGTGATTCCTCAGATGATGAGCCACAGAAAACCACTACAAAACCCACAGCCAAAACACCAGCTATTTCAAAAACCCCAGGAAAAGCTGTAGTTGCTTCAAAAACCCCAGGAAAAGCTGCAGTTGCTTCAAAACCCCCAGGAAAATCTGCAGTTGCTTCAAAACCCCCAGGAAAATCTGCAGTTGCTTCAAAACCCCCAGGAAAAGCTGTAGTAGCTTCAAAAACCGCAAAAAAGACTGAAACTGAGTCATCATCTGACTCTGATAGTGATTCATCAGATGATGAGGTGAAAACAGTCCCTCAGAAGTCCACTGCCAAAACAGCAGCCACTTTAAAAACCCCAATTAAAACAGCAGTTGCTTCAAAGCCACCGGCAAAATCCACAGCAGCAAAATCTTCATCCTCCGACTCGGACAGTGACTCCTCAGAAGATGAGCCAAAGAAAGCTACTGGAAAGCCCACTGCCAATGCTGCAGTTGCTTCAAAAACTCCagttaaaactgctgctgctacaaaagctccagcaaaagcaacaacagcaggagATTCCTCATCTTCTGACTCAGACAGTGATTCCTCTGACGATGAGCCGAAGAAAACCGCCCAGATGCCTTCTgccaaagcagcagcagcaacagctacTTCAAAGCCACcagtaaaagcagcagaaaactcTTCATCTTCTGACTCAGACAGTGACTCTTCAGATGAGCCAAAGAAAACAGCAGTTACTTCAAAATCTCCAGTTAAAGCAGCAGCCGCCACAAAAACACCCACAAAGCCAGCAGTTGCTTCAAAGACCCCCACAAAGCCAGCAGTTGCTTCAAAGACCCCAGGAAAAGCAGCAGCCTCAGACTCATCTTCTGATTCAGACAGTGATTCCTCAGAAGATGAACCAAAGAAAGCCACACAGAAACCTGCAGCCAAAACAACAGCAGTTGCAAAATCGCCGGTAAAAGTTGCTTCGAAAATTTCAGGAAAAGTTGCAGAATCATCTTCTGACTCAGACAGTGATTCCTCAGAAGATGAACCaaagaaaacaacacaaaaacctCCTGCTAAAGGTGGAGTTGCTTCGAAATCCCCAGCTAAAACTGGTCCCTCTACAAAAGCCACGGCGGCTGATTCCTCATCTTCTGACTCAGACAGTGATTCCTCATCAGAAGACGAGCAAAAGAAAACTGCACAAAAGCCCAGTGCAAAAACAGTGCCCACTTCAAAATCGCCTGTGAAAGCAGCAGTTGCTTCAAAAGTCCCAAAGGCTGCAGCTTCATCAGACTCTTCGTCTTCTGACTCAGACAGTGATTCTTCAGAGGATAACAAACCCAAGAAAGCTCCAGTGTCCCAGACTGTCAAGCTTTCGCTAAAGAGTAAGCCCATGGCTGCTAAGGCAGCATCTTCTACATCTCGTAGCCCTTCATCTGAAGATGAAGCTACCACAAAA CATAAATCAACTCCTTTCCGGCGAGTGATATCTGAGAATATAGAAATTGATCCTAGACTTCGAGACAATTCCTTTGAAGCAAAG aGAGGCGCCTCTGGATCCTGGGGAGCGAAAGCCAATGACAAGCTGAAATTCACTCGTGGTAAAGGTTTCCGCCAACAAAAGACCAAGAACAAACGGGGTAGTTACAAAGGTGGCCAAATTGACATGACTGTCAATTCTATAAAATTTGACTAA